From Electrophorus electricus isolate fEleEle1 chromosome 8, fEleEle1.pri, whole genome shotgun sequence, the proteins below share one genomic window:
- the LOC118241841 gene encoding uncharacterized protein LOC118241841 produces MTHYVKHNKHVATTTSDIITEKANTEAKSEKLSKEVQEVEGAIKTLEKKIARVRNELEDTKRKIDAKNLELESYVRDVTSKSSGLGIFPAIVPFIGPIVKSIYHAATSPAAAAKIKALENQLNQLTSQKTALMNQQWNIEVQQIDLQMKLAKVKIDNGSIPSPVHLNEVQRYLTKIQNILIQMKNFWEKVHSILGVMQKKTFVNEDLVDEPELKEEFVNSIQKASEIWSNFGGSCVKAAKIFKIQSKDAYAFLEIDPSSLSDAVRQEEYNSMMGQLQEMKVLNQTPAAIQN; encoded by the exons atgacaca ctatgttaaacacaacaaacacgtGGCCACAActaccagtgacatcatcactgaaaaggcaaacactgaGGCCAAGTCTGAGAAGCTTTCCAAGGAAGTTCAGGAAGTGGAGGGAGCTATAAAGACCCTTGAAAAAAAGATTGCCAGAGTTAGGAACGAGCTTGAAGACACCAAAAGGAAGATAGATGCCAAAAACCTGGAACTTGAGAGTTATGTAAGGGACGTGACAAGCAAAAGCTCAGGCCTCGGAATCTTCCCTGCGATTGTGCCGTTCATTGGGCCAATCGTCAAGTCCATTTACCATGCCGCAACATCCCccgctgctgctgcaaaaatCAAAGCTCTTGAAAACCAGCTGAATCAGCTCACCTCTCAAAAGACGGCTCTGATGAACCAACAGTGGAACATTGAGGTCCAACAGATTGACTTACAGATGAAACTGGCCAAAGTAAAAATCGACAATG gCTCTATACCCAGCCCTGTCCACCTGAACGAGGTCCAGCGATATCTGACTaaaatccagaacattctgattcAGATGAAAAACTTCTGGGAAAAGGTGCACAGTATTTTGGGTGTCATgcagaaaaagacatttgttaATGAAGATCTTGTTGATGAACCTGAACTTAAAGAAGAATTTGTGAATTCAATCCAAAAGGCTTCAGAG ATTTGGTCAAATTTTGGTGGTTCCTGTGTTAAAGCtgctaaaatattcaaaatacagtCCAAGGATGCCTATGCGTTCCTGGAGATTGATCCATCGTCTCTCTCAGACGCCGTGCGGCAGGAAGAGTATAACAGTATGATGGGACAGCTACAGGAAATGAAAGTCTTGAACCAGACTCCAGCAGCCATCCAAAACTAA